In the genome of Flaviflexus ciconiae, one region contains:
- a CDS encoding carboxymuconolactone decarboxylase family protein produces the protein MELSMDKGNQFVAETQTPEGAETWKKQLDEFAPGSSDWVVGAVFGGTYQREGLELRDRQMLNMAALAAMGGVEPQLTGHIKTAVDVAGMSKEEVAECFVHLMPYIGVPKTLAAMRCMKAAFGD, from the coding sequence GTGGAACTAAGTATGGATAAGGGCAACCAGTTTGTTGCCGAGACTCAGACACCCGAAGGCGCAGAAACCTGGAAGAAGCAACTGGATGAGTTCGCTCCCGGATCGTCCGACTGGGTTGTTGGAGCCGTCTTTGGTGGCACCTACCAGCGTGAAGGACTGGAGCTACGTGACCGGCAGATGTTGAACATGGCAGCGCTTGCCGCCATGGGAGGCGTCGAACCGCAGCTTACCGGCCACATCAAGACCGCTGTTGATGTTGCCGGAATGAGCAAGGAAGAGGTTGCCGAGTGCTTCGTCCACCTCATGCCCTACATCGGCGTACCCAAGACGCTTGCCGCAATGCGCTGCATGAAAGCGGCGTTCGGGGACTGA
- the arsM gene encoding arsenite methyltransferase, producing the protein MCNRQLDPHSHDPMLNHVLKIFDTFCRINTLKLFDRRLIVTEPGTGITREQVRDAYGQLAVAAGLDNRTSLPATDTGQSCCAPAQEIPHNTSSSDGSCCTSTEDTCCAPAGNISCCTPTKTSSCCDSDATTMEGFGSALYPAGEQGAIPAEALAASFGCGNPTAVAELREGETVLDLGSGGGIDVLLSARRVGKTGFAYGVDMTDEMLELAEQNRAKAGATNVEFLKGTIEDIPLPGSSVDIVISNCVINLSIDKNTVMTEMFRVLNPGGRIGITDIVAEDRLNPTERAERGSFVGCIAGALSKSEYLEGLKQAGFTDAEVLFTHEVAEGIHGAIIRATKTGENA; encoded by the coding sequence ATGTGCAATCGGCAGCTCGATCCTCACAGTCATGACCCCATGCTAAATCACGTATTGAAAATCTTCGATACGTTCTGCAGGATTAATACATTAAAGCTTTTCGATAGGAGGCTCATAGTGACGGAGCCAGGCACCGGCATTACTCGCGAGCAGGTGCGCGACGCATATGGCCAACTGGCTGTTGCCGCTGGCCTAGACAATCGCACGAGCCTACCTGCCACAGACACGGGCCAATCGTGTTGCGCGCCCGCCCAAGAGATCCCACACAACACTTCCAGTAGCGACGGTTCCTGTTGCACCTCCACCGAGGACACATGTTGCGCGCCCGCCGGGAACATTTCCTGTTGCACCCCTACCAAGACCAGTTCCTGCTGTGATAGCGACGCAACGACCATGGAGGGCTTCGGCTCCGCCCTTTACCCCGCCGGAGAGCAGGGCGCTATCCCCGCGGAAGCTCTTGCCGCTTCCTTCGGGTGCGGGAATCCGACAGCTGTCGCTGAACTCCGTGAGGGCGAAACTGTTCTCGACCTTGGCTCCGGTGGCGGAATTGACGTGCTCCTATCAGCACGCCGTGTTGGCAAGACCGGCTTTGCCTACGGCGTGGACATGACGGACGAAATGCTTGAGCTTGCCGAACAGAACAGAGCAAAGGCCGGTGCCACAAATGTAGAATTCCTCAAGGGCACAATCGAAGACATACCCTTACCTGGCAGCTCGGTGGATATTGTGATTTCGAACTGCGTCATCAACCTGTCGATCGACAAGAACACCGTCATGACAGAGATGTTTCGCGTGCTTAATCCTGGCGGCCGAATCGGCATAACCGACATTGTCGCCGAGGATCGCCTCAATCCCACCGAACGCGCCGAACGAGGATCGTTCGTCGGCTGCATTGCAGGTGCGCTCTCCAAGTCCGAATACCTTGAAGGACTCAAGCAAGCTGGCTTCACCGACGCCGAGGTGCTCTTTACCCACGAGGTTGCAGAGGGTATACACGGGGCAATTATTCGCGCGACCAAGACTGGGGAGAACGCTTAA
- a CDS encoding FGGY-family carbohydrate kinase, with the protein MEKYFAGIDAGTTGTTVMIFDDQGNIMSSGYSEYRTKHPHPGWVDQDMHELWAGLCIAAKQATSRFKGDISQVVSIGVSSQRGSFVPVDENWDPLIDSIVWSDTRATKEAQWINKEFGHDEYYSITGLNPSAIWVYPKIKWLKDNRPEVYEKTWKFVNGQEWILHNLGSTELFANPSALNYNGMFDITTLNYAPELFDRAGLDMDLMPPLVPDLRRVGTVSAAGAAATGFAEGTVLSPGGGDQQCAAVGSGVNKAGMAELSLGTAAVMVAQLDEAPDMVENLTSGVSFGAHAIPHRWDMEGTAHAAGVVLRWWRDTYGQPEVEAAKALDLNPYDIITLEAAEAPIGCHGLLFFPFFNSQANPHFHDNARGGMLGITQIHTRKHAARAVLEGVIYELRMAVEAMEGALGRPFDTIRLSGGGAKSLFWSQMQADIYGRRVERLKVSECAVLGAAILGAVGAGALPDLDEAIENMVHTHGFIEPNMANHAVYTEYFHVFEKAFLALVDGNVYDELAEVTSRHSQGTA; encoded by the coding sequence ATGGAAAAGTACTTTGCTGGCATTGATGCTGGCACGACGGGCACGACCGTCATGATCTTCGACGACCAGGGCAACATCATGAGTAGCGGATACTCGGAGTACCGCACAAAGCACCCTCATCCCGGGTGGGTCGACCAGGACATGCACGAGCTGTGGGCAGGCCTCTGCATTGCCGCCAAGCAGGCAACCAGCAGGTTCAAAGGCGATATCTCTCAGGTCGTATCGATTGGCGTCTCCTCTCAGCGCGGCTCATTCGTTCCTGTCGACGAGAACTGGGATCCTCTTATTGATTCAATCGTCTGGTCAGATACGAGGGCAACGAAGGAAGCCCAGTGGATCAATAAGGAGTTCGGGCACGACGAGTACTACTCGATTACCGGCCTCAATCCGTCGGCTATCTGGGTTTACCCGAAGATCAAGTGGCTTAAGGACAACCGCCCAGAGGTTTACGAGAAGACCTGGAAGTTCGTGAACGGTCAGGAGTGGATTCTCCACAACCTCGGATCGACCGAGCTGTTCGCCAATCCTTCGGCGCTGAACTACAACGGCATGTTCGACATTACGACCCTCAATTATGCCCCGGAGCTGTTCGACCGTGCGGGGCTCGACATGGATCTCATGCCGCCCCTCGTTCCGGACCTGCGCCGGGTTGGCACGGTTTCTGCAGCCGGAGCTGCGGCCACCGGTTTTGCCGAGGGGACGGTCCTCTCCCCCGGCGGTGGCGACCAGCAGTGTGCCGCTGTCGGTTCGGGCGTCAACAAGGCTGGTATGGCGGAGCTGTCGCTTGGCACTGCGGCCGTCATGGTGGCCCAGCTCGATGAAGCACCGGACATGGTGGAAAACCTGACCAGTGGTGTCTCGTTCGGCGCTCACGCTATCCCGCACCGCTGGGACATGGAGGGAACAGCCCATGCTGCGGGCGTCGTCCTGCGCTGGTGGCGCGACACCTACGGGCAACCGGAGGTCGAGGCCGCAAAGGCCCTAGATCTCAATCCCTACGACATCATCACCCTCGAGGCCGCCGAGGCCCCGATCGGATGTCATGGGCTCCTGTTCTTCCCGTTCTTCAACTCTCAGGCCAACCCGCACTTCCACGACAATGCTCGCGGCGGAATGCTTGGCATCACCCAGATCCACACCCGCAAGCATGCCGCTCGTGCCGTACTCGAGGGTGTCATCTACGAGTTGCGCATGGCGGTGGAGGCCATGGAAGGTGCACTCGGCCGCCCGTTCGACACAATCCGCCTGTCGGGCGGGGGTGCGAAGTCCCTGTTCTGGAGCCAGATGCAGGCCGATATTTACGGCCGCCGGGTCGAACGCCTCAAGGTATCCGAATGCGCCGTCCTTGGAGCAGCAATTCTCGGTGCCGTTGGCGCAGGCGCACTGCCCGATCTTGACGAGGCGATCGAGAACATGGTCCATACTCACGGCTTCATTGAGCCGAACATGGCGAACCACGCGGTCTACACCGAGTACTTCCACGTGTTCGAGAAGGCGTTCCTCGCGCTTGTAGACGGAAACGTCTACGACGAGCTTGCGGAGGTAACTTCGCGCCACAGCCAGGGTACCGCGTAG
- a CDS encoding YtoQ family protein, with protein MTFNVYLSGEIHSDWREEVRRGAEEAGLDVVFTAPVTDHPASDAAGDHLGDTPSDFWRDHQSAKVNAIRTRTLIEKADLVVVRFGDKYKQWNAAFDAGYCAALGTPYITLHDEDIVHALKEVDGGAQAWCKTTDQVVETLRYVLED; from the coding sequence ATGACTTTCAACGTGTACCTTTCCGGTGAAATCCACAGTGACTGGCGTGAGGAAGTCCGCCGGGGTGCGGAAGAGGCAGGACTCGATGTTGTCTTCACTGCACCGGTGACCGACCATCCTGCGAGCGATGCGGCGGGTGATCATCTCGGTGATACCCCCAGTGACTTCTGGCGTGACCACCAGTCTGCGAAGGTTAATGCGATCCGCACCCGTACCTTGATTGAAAAGGCTGATCTTGTTGTCGTCCGATTCGGTGACAAGTACAAGCAGTGGAATGCGGCATTCGATGCTGGCTACTGCGCCGCTCTCGGCACCCCCTACATCACGCTCCATGATGAAGATATTGTGCATGCGCTCAAGGAAGTTGATGGTGGCGCGCAAGCCTGGTGCAAGACCACTGATCAAGTTGTGGAGACCCTCCGCTACGTCCTCGAAGATTAA
- a CDS encoding winged helix-turn-helix transcriptional regulator, with the protein MASNDDTLGSLPDPNVFSRMCSSRDVFHHVTGRWGALVIVALSENGEPMRFSELRRHVDGVSDRMLSQTLAQLEREGVVVRTVHSSIPPHVDYQLTELGNKLSGPLSDLKGIVEGELGGILQSQEAYDKAHA; encoded by the coding sequence ATGGCCAGCAACGACGACACCCTTGGTTCGCTCCCGGACCCCAATGTTTTCTCGCGAATGTGCTCATCTCGCGACGTTTTTCATCACGTCACCGGAAGGTGGGGTGCGCTCGTCATCGTTGCGCTATCGGAGAACGGTGAGCCCATGAGATTCAGTGAGCTCCGCCGCCACGTGGACGGTGTCAGTGACCGTATGCTGTCCCAAACCCTTGCTCAGCTTGAACGTGAAGGGGTGGTAGTGCGAACCGTGCACAGTTCAATCCCGCCCCACGTCGACTACCAACTCACAGAGCTTGGAAACAAATTGTCCGGCCCACTCAGTGATCTCAAGGGAATCGTCGAAGGGGAACTAGGTGGCATTCTCCAGTCGCAAGAAGCCTACGATAAGGCCCATGCTTAG
- a CDS encoding arsenate-mycothiol transferase ArsC: MTEIQKPSVLFICVKNGGKSQMAAALMRHHAGSAIDVHSVGTVPGTSLNAMSASAIEEVGASMDGEYPKPMDPALLRTVNRIVIIGNEAKVEPVSDMVGTIETWTIDEPSERGIEGEERMRLVRDEINEKVHRLAGELAST, encoded by the coding sequence ATGACTGAAATACAGAAACCCTCCGTTCTGTTCATTTGCGTAAAGAATGGCGGTAAGTCGCAGATGGCGGCGGCTCTCATGCGTCACCATGCCGGTAGCGCCATTGACGTTCATTCCGTCGGCACTGTTCCCGGAACCTCACTTAACGCCATGTCCGCCTCAGCAATCGAGGAGGTAGGGGCCAGCATGGATGGCGAATACCCCAAGCCGATGGACCCCGCTCTGCTACGAACGGTGAACCGCATCGTCATTATCGGAAACGAGGCGAAGGTTGAGCCCGTTAGTGACATGGTCGGTACGATCGAAACGTGGACCATTGATGAACCATCCGAACGTGGAATCGAAGGTGAAGAACGCATGCGCCTGGTTCGCGACGAGATTAACGAGAAAGTGCATCGGCTTGCCGGAGAGCTTGCATCCACATGA
- a CDS encoding serine hydrolase domain-containing protein: MDTQQFDGLVDLFEKATDGEGNKLNMHYLLVKQADREFFHAFGGRTEPSDIRSLSKTVMALVLGTIVESRDDFTEETPVWPILESLCTLTNEENREKLERVKIKHLMNHTIGYDKVLMMRGDIGHLDPSEYIDYIVNAPIVHEPGKHYLYSNAGFYLLSVVLQELLGEDLEDYVQRVLFNPLEITDYSWERYGKYLAGATRLWLHPHDLLKIGDVLLYEGAGIVSPKWIERMKQFTEFTPEQDTPTNPLFRRWAYGSSLWLGKKNEIFFGHGTDGQSLVIVPDREAVVITTAHQVDVVRLEELVDKAVALLY, translated from the coding sequence ATGGACACGCAGCAGTTTGACGGACTCGTTGATCTCTTCGAAAAAGCCACCGACGGGGAGGGCAATAAGCTCAACATGCATTACCTGCTGGTCAAGCAGGCGGACAGGGAATTCTTCCATGCCTTCGGCGGGCGAACCGAGCCGTCGGACATTAGGTCGCTGTCGAAGACTGTCATGGCCCTTGTCCTCGGCACGATCGTCGAGAGCCGGGATGACTTCACGGAAGAGACTCCCGTGTGGCCCATACTCGAGTCGCTATGTACTCTCACGAATGAGGAAAACCGCGAGAAGCTTGAGCGGGTCAAGATCAAGCACCTTATGAACCACACGATCGGTTACGACAAGGTCCTGATGATGAGAGGGGATATCGGGCACCTCGATCCCTCCGAATACATTGATTACATCGTCAACGCTCCAATTGTGCACGAGCCCGGCAAGCACTACCTGTACTCGAATGCTGGGTTCTACCTTCTGTCTGTTGTCCTTCAGGAACTCCTTGGAGAAGATCTCGAAGACTACGTGCAGCGAGTTCTTTTCAATCCGCTGGAAATTACCGATTACAGCTGGGAGCGGTACGGCAAGTACCTTGCCGGTGCGACAAGGCTTTGGTTGCACCCCCACGATCTCCTAAAGATCGGTGACGTCTTGCTCTATGAAGGCGCGGGAATTGTATCGCCCAAGTGGATCGAGCGCATGAAGCAGTTCACCGAGTTCACGCCTGAGCAAGACACCCCAACGAATCCGCTGTTCCGACGCTGGGCTTACGGCTCCAGTCTCTGGCTGGGCAAGAAGAACGAGATCTTCTTTGGCCACGGAACGGATGGGCAGTCGCTCGTCATCGTTCCCGATCGTGAAGCAGTTGTTATTACGACCGCCCACCAGGTTGATGTGGTTCGCCTGGAAGAACTCGTCGACAAGGCAGTTGCCCTTCTATACTGA
- a CDS encoding cobalamin-independent methionine synthase II family protein translates to MANTIRTTHVGSLPRPEALIAENIALQNNELDRAEFDERLQAHINHVVARQINAGIDIINDGEYGKPMVEEIEPTAWVYYAWHRFDGLGFAEHKNGIMPNPNAVPGKYDEPELTTYANRRDYQAFKEAYLADPYNAGIMAGLDSPTAPAIIKEITYTGQNAVKADAEGLRAALSGAGAEGRGFISSISPGMLSSMGNAFYESRHDAGMAVAAELNKEYRAIVDAGHTLQIDAPDLADSWDQINPEPTVDEYLKYIRHSVEEINEAIKGIDRDRVRIHICWGSWHGPHTTDVPFNDIVDTIFEANAGGFSFEAANPRHAWEWKIWQDRKLPEGVKLIPGVISHNTNIVEHPETVAQSIIRFAELVGPENVIASTDCGLGGRLHSQIAWAKLQALGEGAALAEKYMSL, encoded by the coding sequence ATGGCTAATACAATCCGCACCACCCACGTTGGTTCGCTACCCCGCCCCGAAGCGCTAATCGCTGAGAACATTGCCCTTCAGAACAACGAGCTGGATCGAGCAGAGTTCGACGAGCGACTGCAGGCCCACATCAACCACGTTGTTGCCCGCCAAATCAACGCCGGAATCGACATCATTAACGATGGTGAATACGGCAAGCCCATGGTCGAGGAAATTGAACCGACCGCCTGGGTTTACTATGCCTGGCACCGCTTCGACGGCCTGGGCTTTGCCGAGCACAAGAACGGCATCATGCCGAACCCGAATGCTGTCCCCGGCAAGTACGATGAGCCGGAGCTCACGACCTACGCAAACCGTCGCGACTACCAGGCATTTAAAGAGGCATATCTCGCCGATCCGTACAATGCGGGGATCATGGCTGGTTTGGACAGCCCGACGGCGCCCGCAATCATCAAGGAGATCACCTACACGGGCCAGAATGCTGTGAAGGCTGACGCCGAGGGCCTCCGTGCAGCACTGTCTGGAGCGGGAGCTGAAGGCCGTGGATTTATCTCCTCAATCTCGCCCGGAATGCTCTCGTCCATGGGTAACGCCTTCTACGAGTCACGCCACGATGCTGGTATGGCGGTGGCGGCAGAACTCAATAAGGAATACCGGGCGATCGTCGATGCTGGACATACTCTTCAGATCGATGCACCCGACCTTGCCGACTCGTGGGACCAGATCAATCCCGAGCCGACCGTCGACGAGTACCTCAAGTACATTCGTCACTCAGTCGAAGAGATCAATGAAGCCATTAAGGGCATTGACCGCGACCGAGTGCGTATCCATATTTGCTGGGGTTCCTGGCATGGCCCGCACACCACCGATGTTCCGTTCAACGACATCGTTGACACGATCTTTGAGGCCAACGCAGGGGGCTTCAGCTTCGAAGCAGCCAACCCCCGCCACGCGTGGGAATGGAAGATTTGGCAGGACCGGAAGCTCCCCGAGGGCGTAAAGCTGATCCCCGGTGTCATCTCGCATAACACAAACATCGTGGAACACCCCGAGACCGTGGCACAGTCGATCATCCGCTTCGCGGAACTCGTGGGTCCCGAGAACGTCATCGCCTCTACCGACTGCGGTCTCGGCGGGCGCCTCCACTCGCAGATTGCGTGGGCAAAGCTCCAGGCACTTGGCGAAGGCGCTGCCCTCGCAGAAAAGTACATGAGCCTATAA
- a CDS encoding BCCT family transporter: MSSRANNAEITENQAQTTDTGQENPRKFMPWLKTDPLIFLAAGGFILVFVAGTIAFSEGARQLYGNVSGALMENFGWLYIGGVSLIFIFLIVLFVSPYGNLKLGDDGDEPEYSTPVWFAMLFAAGLGATLMFWGAAEPLHHAYNPPRGDMEPMSQEAITQAFEFTYYHFAAHMWVVFTLPGLALGYFIYKRKMPERMSSVFAPLLKGQIYRWPGKLIDAVAIIGTTFGIAVSVGLGVLQINAGMNIMWDVPIASHIHLAIILLITVAACISVGTGLDKGIKILSNINIALATGLMIFVLLAGPTLTLIEQSVESFGIYASSLPELMFWVDSHNENPDFLSTWTAFYWAWTICWGPYVGMFIARISRGRTIRGFIGGVLGLISGFVLIWFSIFGRAALEMEKDNPGVLTEPVVENGRTEMALFSLLEQYPAYGLVGTIALIVIVVFFITSMDSAGLVMDMFATGEENKSPTIYRVGWVVGIGAVTAALLLIAPDDGITAIQHVVIIVALPFFLIEFFMMWALLKAMSEDRAAEAPVKTRQWDRTFDADALEEGASRPAPGYDEDGNPLPEPTWQHEDGAWLLEGDIKVAGDLAVGGEIDETWEGPETDSESDTDPELESETNPERSTQKD; encoded by the coding sequence ATGTCTTCCAGAGCGAATAACGCAGAGATCACAGAAAATCAGGCACAGACGACAGATACCGGGCAGGAAAATCCCCGGAAGTTTATGCCGTGGCTTAAGACAGATCCGCTGATCTTTCTAGCCGCAGGCGGATTCATTCTTGTCTTTGTCGCTGGCACCATCGCATTTAGCGAGGGCGCCCGCCAGCTGTACGGCAACGTGTCCGGTGCCCTTATGGAGAACTTCGGTTGGCTCTATATTGGCGGCGTCTCACTGATCTTCATTTTCCTTATTGTGCTGTTTGTTTCCCCGTACGGGAACCTCAAGCTCGGTGACGATGGTGACGAACCCGAGTACTCCACTCCCGTATGGTTCGCGATGCTGTTCGCTGCAGGTCTTGGTGCCACTCTCATGTTCTGGGGAGCGGCAGAGCCACTGCACCATGCTTACAATCCACCGCGTGGCGACATGGAACCCATGTCGCAGGAGGCCATCACTCAGGCCTTCGAGTTCACGTACTATCACTTCGCGGCGCACATGTGGGTGGTCTTCACCCTGCCCGGCCTGGCGCTCGGCTACTTCATTTACAAGAGGAAAATGCCGGAGCGGATGTCTTCCGTGTTCGCTCCGCTCCTTAAAGGCCAGATCTATAGGTGGCCCGGCAAGCTCATTGACGCCGTCGCCATCATCGGCACCACGTTCGGTATCGCTGTTTCGGTTGGTCTTGGTGTGCTCCAGATCAATGCTGGCATGAACATCATGTGGGATGTGCCGATCGCCTCCCACATTCACCTTGCCATCATTCTTCTCATCACCGTCGCCGCCTGCATTTCCGTCGGCACCGGCCTCGACAAGGGCATTAAGATCCTGTCGAACATCAACATCGCGCTCGCCACCGGGCTCATGATCTTCGTCCTGCTCGCAGGACCAACCCTCACCCTGATTGAGCAGAGCGTCGAATCCTTCGGCATTTATGCTTCGTCACTCCCCGAGCTCATGTTCTGGGTTGACAGCCACAACGAGAACCCAGACTTCCTATCCACATGGACGGCGTTCTACTGGGCATGGACGATCTGTTGGGGCCCCTACGTGGGGATGTTTATTGCCCGAATCTCCCGCGGTCGCACCATCCGCGGCTTCATTGGCGGCGTCCTTGGGCTAATCTCAGGCTTCGTTCTCATCTGGTTCTCGATCTTTGGCCGCGCTGCCCTGGAAATGGAAAAGGACAATCCGGGGGTTCTCACAGAACCCGTAGTCGAAAATGGCCGAACCGAGATGGCGTTGTTCAGCCTGCTCGAGCAATATCCCGCCTACGGCCTGGTCGGCACAATCGCACTCATCGTGATTGTTGTCTTCTTCATTACGTCAATGGACTCCGCGGGGCTCGTCATGGACATGTTTGCCACCGGCGAAGAGAACAAATCACCCACGATCTATCGCGTCGGCTGGGTGGTTGGAATCGGCGCCGTTACCGCAGCCCTCCTCCTCATCGCACCCGATGATGGCATCACGGCAATCCAGCACGTTGTCATTATCGTGGCATTGCCGTTCTTCCTCATCGAGTTCTTCATGATGTGGGCGTTACTCAAGGCAATGAGCGAAGACCGCGCAGCCGAAGCCCCCGTCAAGACAAGGCAGTGGGATCGAACGTTCGACGCTGACGCTCTCGAAGAGGGCGCTAGCAGGCCAGCACCCGGATACGACGAGGACGGCAATCCGCTCCCCGAGCCAACCTGGCAACATGAGGATGGTGCCTGGTTACTCGAAGGTGACATCAAGGTTGCTGGCGACCTAGCAGTCGGCGGCGAGATCGACGAGACCTGGGAAGGTCCCGAAACCGACTCCGAATCGGACACCGATCCCGAGTTGGAATCCGAGACCAACCCCGAACGGTCTACGCAGAAGGACTAG
- a CDS encoding SDR family oxidoreductase translates to MNFAVTGATGHLGGFVIDYLLERGVAPEVITAIVRDDQKAADLAARGLTIRVADYENKEALTKALEDVDRLVLVSSSEVGKRFAQHSNIIEAAQAAGVSFIAYTSLLNLDTSELGLAPEHRDTEKLLAESGIDHTILRNGWYWENYASALDSGRAAGKFFGAAGAAKVSGAARRDYAEAAAVVATTDGHAGKVYELAGSPSLTYQEIADAAGQVIGSEVTYVDQSVEEYRATLESFGLPTEAAAAFAGMEPAIENGALYSESTDLQDLIGRPSTSAADALSA, encoded by the coding sequence ATGAACTTCGCAGTTACTGGAGCAACCGGCCACCTTGGTGGTTTCGTTATTGATTACCTTCTTGAGCGGGGTGTGGCCCCCGAGGTCATTACCGCAATCGTCCGCGACGACCAGAAGGCTGCCGATCTCGCAGCGCGCGGCCTGACAATCCGCGTAGCCGACTACGAGAACAAGGAGGCTCTCACGAAGGCACTCGAGGATGTCGATCGTCTGGTCCTTGTTTCCAGTAGCGAAGTGGGCAAGCGTTTTGCTCAGCACTCGAACATCATCGAGGCCGCTCAGGCCGCGGGTGTTTCTTTCATCGCCTACACGAGCCTTCTTAACCTTGATACCTCCGAGCTTGGCCTGGCTCCCGAACACCGGGATACCGAGAAGCTCCTTGCCGAGTCCGGAATTGACCACACGATCCTGCGTAATGGCTGGTACTGGGAGAACTACGCTTCCGCCCTCGACTCCGGTCGCGCCGCGGGTAAGTTCTTTGGCGCTGCCGGTGCCGCGAAGGTTTCGGGGGCTGCTCGCCGCGACTACGCCGAGGCCGCTGCCGTTGTGGCAACAACGGATGGTCACGCTGGCAAGGTTTACGAGCTTGCTGGTTCCCCGAGCCTCACCTACCAGGAGATCGCCGACGCCGCGGGCCAGGTCATTGGCTCCGAGGTCACGTACGTGGATCAGTCCGTCGAGGAATACCGGGCCACTCTCGAGAGCTTCGGTCTCCCCACGGAAGCCGCCGCTGCCTTTGCGGGGATGGAGCCTGCTATCGAAAACGGCGCCCTCTACTCGGAGAGCACCGACCTTCAGGATCTGATCGGCCGCCCGTCAACATCCGCAGCGGACGCACTCTCCGCCTGA
- a CDS encoding ArsR/SmtB family transcription factor produces the protein MTVRIELPIAHIDSGECCTPATSSVGDDADIDRLTRVFKALGDSTRLKLLLMIAESDPSELCICDLTEPVGLGQPTVSYHMKRLVDAGLVTREKRGKWAYFQLIDGALESAVRVLGLELFQTK, from the coding sequence ATGACTGTGAGGATCGAGCTGCCGATTGCACATATCGATTCGGGGGAGTGCTGTACTCCGGCGACCAGCAGCGTTGGCGACGATGCTGACATTGACCGGCTAACCCGCGTATTTAAAGCCCTCGGTGATTCCACCCGGCTGAAGCTGCTCCTCATGATTGCGGAGTCGGATCCGTCCGAGCTCTGTATTTGCGATCTGACAGAACCGGTTGGGCTTGGCCAACCGACGGTTTCTTACCACATGAAGCGTCTGGTGGATGCTGGGCTTGTCACGCGGGAAAAGCGTGGAAAGTGGGCGTACTTTCAACTGATTGATGGGGCATTGGAGTCGGCGGTCCGGGTATTGGGCTTGGAGTTATTCCAGACAAAATGA
- a CDS encoding LLM class flavin-dependent oxidoreductase, whose translation MARVPLSVLDLVGVSEGATPRDAIEDSMKLAKIADTLGYTRLWFAEHHNTINLASSATSILIGRAASETERIRVGSGGVMLPNHAPLMVAEQYGTLAQMYPGRIDLGLGRAPGTDQMTARALSRSSAEPQEFAQNIYEMQGWFSDRGAGQTMPIVSAVSAGTNVPIWVLGSTVNGASIAGQLGLPFSIASHFAPDQVNQAIAVYRESFTTEAPTAQIEKPYVLAGINVLVADTAEEAEREFTTILQMFADTAMGRKRKIQPPIDPEQAREIDNPMLRIRAVGSPENVVRRLDEFVEETGADEIITTTYSYDPVVRERSLKLLAENWF comes from the coding sequence TTGGCTCGCGTACCACTCAGTGTTCTTGACCTTGTTGGCGTTTCGGAAGGGGCAACGCCCCGGGATGCAATCGAAGATTCGATGAAGCTTGCGAAGATTGCTGACACGCTTGGTTATACGCGGCTCTGGTTCGCGGAGCACCACAACACTATTAATTTGGCCTCGAGTGCCACCTCCATCCTGATCGGACGTGCCGCCTCGGAGACCGAGCGGATCAGGGTTGGCTCGGGTGGCGTCATGCTTCCCAACCACGCACCTCTCATGGTTGCTGAACAGTACGGGACGCTCGCACAGATGTACCCGGGCCGTATTGATTTGGGTCTTGGTAGGGCGCCCGGAACTGACCAGATGACAGCGCGGGCTCTGAGCAGGTCCTCGGCTGAGCCGCAGGAGTTCGCGCAGAACATTTATGAGATGCAGGGGTGGTTTAGCGACCGGGGTGCGGGGCAGACCATGCCGATTGTTTCTGCTGTCTCCGCGGGAACAAACGTGCCGATTTGGGTTCTCGGCTCTACCGTAAACGGCGCATCGATCGCTGGCCAGCTTGGCCTGCCGTTCTCCATTGCCTCGCACTTTGCTCCGGACCAGGTGAACCAGGCGATTGCCGTGTACCGGGAATCCTTCACAACCGAAGCCCCCACCGCACAGATCGAGAAGCCCTACGTTCTTGCTGGAATTAACGTTCTTGTTGCGGACACCGCTGAGGAAGCGGAGCGGGAGTTCACCACCATTCTCCAAATGTTCGCCGACACTGCTATGGGGCGAAAGCGGAAGATCCAGCCGCCGATCGACCCCGAGCAGGCGCGGGAAATTGATAACCCGATGCTCAGAATCAGAGCGGTCGGTTCCCCGGAAAATGTGGTCCGTCGGCTCGACGAGTTCGTCGAAGAAACTGGGGCCGATGAAATCATCACGACCACCTACTCCTACGATCCTGTCGTGCGGGAACGCTCTTTGAAGTTGCTTGCTGAGAACTGGTTCTAA